One window of Triticum dicoccoides isolate Atlit2015 ecotype Zavitan chromosome 5A, WEW_v2.0, whole genome shotgun sequence genomic DNA carries:
- the LOC119301116 gene encoding tropinone reductase-like 3 isoform X2, which translates to MDVKCRRLEGKVAVVTASTQGIGLAIAERLGLEGAAVVISSRKQKNVDEAVEGLRAKGITVVGAVCHVSNAEQRKHLIDTAVKNFGHIDIVVSNAAANPSVDSILEMKESVLDKLWDINVKASILLLQDAAPHLRKGSSVILISSIAGYNPDAALTMYGVTKTALFGLTKRNELIERSILKRLGSVEDMASAAAFLASDDSSFITAETIVVAGGTQSRL; encoded by the exons ATGGATGTCAAGTGCCGGCGTCTGGAGGGGAAGGTGGCCGTCGTGACGGCTTCCACGCAGGGCATCGGCCTCGCCATCGCCGAGCGCCTCGGCCTGGAGGGCGCCGCGGTCGTCATCTCCTCCCGCAAGCAG AAAAACGTGGACGAGGCGGTGGAGGGCCTCAGAGCAAAGGGGATCACCGTGGTCGGGGCCGTCTGCCACGTCTCCAACGCCGAGCAGCGCAAGCACCTCATCGACACGGCCGTCAAG AATTTCGGACATATTGATATTGTTGTCTCCAATGCCGCTGCAAATCCTTCTGTGGATAGCATACTAGAGATGAAAGAGTCAGTTCTTGACAAGCTATGGGATATTAATGTCAAAGCTTCTATTCTTCTACTTCAG GACGCCGCACCACATTTGAGGAAGGGATCATCTGTGATACTAATTTCTTCAATTGCTGGCTATAATCCTGATGCAGCTTTAACGATGTATGGTGTTACAAAGACTGCCCTTTTTGGTCTCACGAAG AGAAATGAACTTATCGAGAGGAGCATACTTAAGAGATTGGGTAGCGTGGAAGACATGGCTTCAGCTGCCGCTTTCCTGGCATCCGACGATTCATCCTTCATTACAGCTGAAACAATTGTTGTTGCTGGAGGAACACAATCAAGACTATAG
- the LOC119301116 gene encoding tropinone reductase-like 3 isoform X1: MDVKCRRLEGKVAVVTASTQGIGLAIAERLGLEGAAVVISSRKQKNVDEAVEGLRAKGITVVGAVCHVSNAEQRKHLIDTAVKNFGHIDIVVSNAAANPSVDSILEMKESVLDKLWDINVKASILLLQDAAPHLRKGSSVILISSIAGYNPDAALTMYGVTKTALFGLTKALATEMGPNTRVNCIAPGFVPTRFAGFLTTNETIRNELIERSILKRLGSVEDMASAAAFLASDDSSFITAETIVVAGGTQSRL; encoded by the exons ATGGATGTCAAGTGCCGGCGTCTGGAGGGGAAGGTGGCCGTCGTGACGGCTTCCACGCAGGGCATCGGCCTCGCCATCGCCGAGCGCCTCGGCCTGGAGGGCGCCGCGGTCGTCATCTCCTCCCGCAAGCAG AAAAACGTGGACGAGGCGGTGGAGGGCCTCAGAGCAAAGGGGATCACCGTGGTCGGGGCCGTCTGCCACGTCTCCAACGCCGAGCAGCGCAAGCACCTCATCGACACGGCCGTCAAG AATTTCGGACATATTGATATTGTTGTCTCCAATGCCGCTGCAAATCCTTCTGTGGATAGCATACTAGAGATGAAAGAGTCAGTTCTTGACAAGCTATGGGATATTAATGTCAAAGCTTCTATTCTTCTACTTCAG GACGCCGCACCACATTTGAGGAAGGGATCATCTGTGATACTAATTTCTTCAATTGCTGGCTATAATCCTGATGCAGCTTTAACGATGTATGGTGTTACAAAGACTGCCCTTTTTGGTCTCACGAAG GCTCTTGCTACTGAGATGGGCCCAAATACCCGTGTTAACTGTATAGCTCCTGGGTTTGTTCCTACACGCTTTGCTGGTTTCCTCACAACTAATGAGACCATC AGAAATGAACTTATCGAGAGGAGCATACTTAAGAGATTGGGTAGCGTGGAAGACATGGCTTCAGCTGCCGCTTTCCTGGCATCCGACGATTCATCCTTCATTACAGCTGAAACAATTGTTGTTGCTGGAGGAACACAATCAAGACTATAG